The sequence below is a genomic window from Lelliottia sp. JS-SCA-14.
CTGTCGCAGGAGAACCAACAGGTGTTTGTGCTGAACGGCATTCAGACCATGAGCGGATATGTTTACAACCTCGGCAACGAGCTGACGTCGATGCAGGGCGTGGTGGATATGGTGCGTCTGTCGCCATTAGACACTGACGTCTTTGCGATGCTGGATGCGTTTCGCGCCAACGAAAATGGCACCGCGCCATTGCCGCTGAAGGCCAACAGTGACTGCAACGGTTACTGGAGACGCGTGGCAGGGCTGGAGCTGCAGGCCTAAAAAAAGCTCACTTTGTTAACAACAAGGGTTAATTTTTAATGCACTATTAAAAGATATGCCGTCGACAAAGTGAGCTGTTATGACTGATAAATCCATTCTCTTTTCGGTGCTCGATCTGGCGCCGATCCCAGAAGGCTCCTCTGCGCGAGAAGCCTTTTCTCACTCTCTGGATCTCGCCCGTCTCGCGGAACAGCGCGGATATCATCGCTACTGGCTGGCGGAGCATCACAACATGGTTGGCATCGCCAGCGCCGCGACCTCGGTTCTGATTGGCTATCTGGCCGCGAATACTACCACCCTTCATCTCGGCTCGGGCGGCGTGATGCTGCCGAACCACTCCCCGCTGGTGATTGCCGAGCAGTTTGGCACGCTGAATACCCTTTATCCGGGGCGTATTGATTTAGGGCTTGGCCGTGCGCCGGGCAGCGATCAGCCGACCATGCGCGCGCTGCGTCGCCATATGAGCGGCGATATTGATAACTTCCCACGCGATGTGGCGGAGCTGGTGGACTGGTTCGATGCGCGCGATCCAAATCCACAGGTGCGTCCGGTTCCTGGCTATGGTGAGAAGATACCGGTGTGGCTGTTAGGTTCAAGCCTCTACAGCGCACAGCTGGCGGCGCAGCTCGGCCTGCCGTTTGCGTTCGCCTCCCACTTCGCCCCGGATATGTTGCATCAGGCGCTGCATCTTTATCGCACTAACTTCAAGCCGTCAGAGCGGCTGGAGAAACCGCACGCGATGGTGTGCATCAATATCATTGCCGCCGACAGCAACCGCGATGCGGAATTCCTGTTCACCTCGATGCAGCAGGCCTTCGCCAAACTGCGTCGGGGCGAAAGCGGGCAGTTGCCGCCACCGGTGGAGAATATGCATCAGCTGTGGTCAGCGTCGGAACAGTACGGCGTTCAGCAGGCGCTGAGCATGTCTCTGGTGGGCGATAAAGCGAAAGTGCGTCACGGTCTGGAGGCAGTGCTGCGTGAAACGCAGGCCGATGAGATTATGGTTAACGGGCAGATTTTCGATCACCAGGCGCGTTTGCATTCGTTTGATCTGGCGATGCAGGTGAAAGAGGAGTTGTTAGGGTAATTTTGTGCCCGGTGGCGCTGCGCTCACCGGGCCTACAAATTTATGCTGCCGCCATCCGGCAAAGCGTTTTACTGATACACCGGCAACAAATCAAAGCTCGACAGAATATGCACCAGCGCGTTGCCCACGCCGAACACCAGAATCAGCGCAATCATCGGCTTGCCGCCCCAGACGCGGAATTTTGGGCTGCCGAAGCGTTTACGTGATTTGCGCGCCAGCAGCGCCGGAACAATCGCCGCCCAGATGGTCGCCGCCAGACCCGCATACCCGATGGCATACAGGAAACCGTTAGGCCACAGCAGGCCACCAATAATCGGCGGCAGGAAGGTCAGCAGCGCGGTTTTCAGACGGCCCATCGCGGAATCATCAAAGCCAAACAGATCCGCCAGGTAGTCGAACAGGCCCAACGTCACGCCGAGGAACGAACTCGCCACCGCAAAATTTGAGAACACCACCAGGAGCAGATCCAGACTGCGGCTGTTCAGCACGCCACTCAGCGCCTGCACCAGCACATCAATGTTTCCGCCCTTCTGAGCAATGCCGATAAATTCCGGACGCGGGATGTTGCCCATCGTCCCCAGCAGCCAAATCACATACAGGCCCAGCGCCAGCAGCGTACCGTAAACCAGGCAGCGAATGATGGTGCGCGGATCTTTGCCGTAATACTTCATCAGGCTCGGGACGTTGCCGTGATAGCCAAACGACGCCAGACAGAATGGCAGCGTCATCAGGAGATATGGCGAGTACGACGCGTGAGTTTCCGTAACGTTAAACAGGGTCGCGGGCGTGACGTGCCCCAGCAGGCTGCCGAAAGTGAGGAAGAAAGTAATCACCTTTGCGCCGAGCACGATAGCCGTCATGCGACTCACCGCTTTGGTGCTCATCCAGACGATAAAGGCTACTGCCAGGGCGAAGACTAAACCGGCCATCCGTGCCGGAACGTTTAGCGACATTTCGGCAAACGTATGG
It includes:
- a CDS encoding luciferase-like monooxygenase, with the translated sequence MTDKSILFSVLDLAPIPEGSSAREAFSHSLDLARLAEQRGYHRYWLAEHHNMVGIASAATSVLIGYLAANTTTLHLGSGGVMLPNHSPLVIAEQFGTLNTLYPGRIDLGLGRAPGSDQPTMRALRRHMSGDIDNFPRDVAELVDWFDARDPNPQVRPVPGYGEKIPVWLLGSSLYSAQLAAQLGLPFAFASHFAPDMLHQALHLYRTNFKPSERLEKPHAMVCINIIAADSNRDAEFLFTSMQQAFAKLRRGESGQLPPPVENMHQLWSASEQYGVQQALSMSLVGDKAKVRHGLEAVLRETQADEIMVNGQIFDHQARLHSFDLAMQVKEELLG
- the mtr gene encoding tryptophan permease; the protein is MATLTTTQTSPSLLGGVVIIGGTIIGAGMFSLPVVMSGAWFFWSLAALVFTWFCMLHSGLMILEANLNYRIGSSFDTITKDLLGKGWNVVNGISIAFVLYILTYAYISASGSILHHTFAEMSLNVPARMAGLVFALAVAFIVWMSTKAVSRMTAIVLGAKVITFFLTFGSLLGHVTPATLFNVTETHASYSPYLLMTLPFCLASFGYHGNVPSLMKYYGKDPRTIIRCLVYGTLLALGLYVIWLLGTMGNIPRPEFIGIAQKGGNIDVLVQALSGVLNSRSLDLLLVVFSNFAVASSFLGVTLGLFDYLADLFGFDDSAMGRLKTALLTFLPPIIGGLLWPNGFLYAIGYAGLAATIWAAIVPALLARKSRKRFGSPKFRVWGGKPMIALILVFGVGNALVHILSSFDLLPVYQ